The Pedobacter mucosus genome window below encodes:
- a CDS encoding type I restriction endonuclease subunit R, which produces MTTKLAGKHTRYLPFNKGFNNGAGNPNNKDGYKTAYLWEYVWAKDSMMDILGKFLHLSVEEYEFEGITKKKESMVFPRYHQLQVVRRLEYDVKEYGAGQNYLIQHSAGSGKSNSIAWLSYRLSSLHDATNERIFDSTIVITDRKVLDNQLQNTIYQFEHKPGVVQKIDKDSQQLADAISSKSNIIITTLQKFPFVLDKIGELPNRKYAVIIDEAHSSQGGEASKKLKEVLAHKSLEDSAEEENISGLDDDAEDEIRKSMQARGKQENLSFFAFTATPKAKTIEVFGTPDAKGKPKPFDVYSMKQAIEEGFILDVLNNYTTYKTFFKLSKEIEDDPEINKKQASTAIARFLSLHPHNLSQKTEVMVEHFRQIVSKKIGGKAKAMVVTGSRLHAVRYKEEFDRYLQAKGYHDVKTIVAFSGKVPTDAFPDGVTEVEINGFKEKELPQKFATEEYQLLLVADKYQTGFDQPLLHTMYVDKKLSGVKAVQTLSRLNRMHPGKQDTFVLDFVNETEDILESFQPYYELTTVETSTDPNHLYNLEHEIKKAHVIWDSEVDTFCNVYFKSARVLKVAEQGKLYALTNPAVDRYKQLPLEQGKDNLLDTQSTQEDFKNSVQSFVRLYAFLTQIMPFTDVNLEKLFTYCTYLLRKLPRNSNDKFKLGDEVSLEYYRLQRIAETHIAMETMGEYGLDGEIEAGIRMKKDEKAALSEIIDVLNKRFSTEFNDADKLFFDAIEEELFADDKLRQQAQANSIENFKFGFDDIYMDKAISRMEQNQDIFSKMMDDKEFGGLVRNYMLKKVYERFNQTS; this is translated from the coding sequence ATGACGACCAAGCTGGCTGGCAAACATACCCGTTACCTCCCGTTTAATAAGGGTTTTAACAATGGTGCAGGTAACCCGAACAATAAGGATGGTTACAAAACCGCTTACCTGTGGGAATACGTTTGGGCGAAAGATAGCATGATGGATATTTTGGGCAAGTTTCTTCATTTAAGTGTGGAGGAATATGAGTTTGAAGGCATTACTAAGAAAAAAGAAAGCATGGTTTTTCCACGTTACCACCAATTACAGGTGGTTAGGCGATTGGAATATGATGTTAAGGAATACGGCGCAGGTCAAAACTATTTAATTCAGCATTCTGCAGGTTCGGGCAAATCCAATTCCATTGCCTGGTTATCGTACCGATTATCGAGCTTACATGATGCGACAAACGAGCGCATTTTCGATTCTACCATTGTAATTACCGATAGAAAGGTATTGGATAATCAGTTGCAAAATACCATATACCAGTTTGAGCATAAGCCAGGTGTGGTGCAGAAAATTGATAAAGATTCGCAACAACTGGCTGATGCCATTTCGTCGAAATCGAATATCATCATTACTACTTTACAGAAGTTTCCTTTCGTGCTTGATAAAATTGGCGAACTGCCCAATCGCAAATATGCCGTAATTATAGATGAGGCGCATTCCTCGCAAGGTGGCGAGGCGAGTAAAAAGCTAAAAGAAGTTTTGGCGCATAAATCATTAGAAGATTCAGCAGAAGAGGAAAACATTAGTGGCTTAGATGATGATGCAGAAGATGAAATTAGAAAATCGATGCAGGCAAGGGGCAAACAAGAAAACTTGAGTTTCTTTGCTTTTACCGCAACACCAAAAGCAAAAACGATAGAAGTTTTTGGTACACCCGATGCTAAGGGCAAACCAAAACCTTTTGATGTGTATTCGATGAAACAAGCCATTGAAGAGGGTTTTATTTTAGATGTATTGAATAACTACACCACTTATAAAACATTTTTTAAGTTATCGAAAGAGATAGAAGACGACCCAGAGATAAACAAAAAGCAGGCATCAACGGCAATTGCCCGCTTTTTATCTTTGCATCCGCATAACCTTTCGCAAAAAACGGAAGTGATGGTAGAGCATTTCCGCCAAATTGTTTCTAAAAAGATTGGTGGTAAGGCAAAGGCAATGGTGGTAACCGGTTCTCGTTTACATGCCGTTCGCTACAAAGAAGAATTTGATAGGTATTTACAAGCAAAAGGTTACCACGATGTTAAAACGATAGTTGCTTTTTCGGGCAAGGTGCCTACAGATGCTTTCCCTGATGGGGTAACCGAAGTGGAAATAAATGGTTTTAAGGAAAAAGAACTTCCGCAAAAATTCGCAACCGAAGAATATCAGCTTTTGTTGGTCGCCGATAAATACCAAACCGGTTTCGACCAACCTTTACTGCATACCATGTATGTAGATAAAAAACTATCGGGCGTTAAAGCGGTGCAAACTTTATCGCGTTTAAATAGGATGCATCCCGGTAAGCAAGATACTTTTGTGTTGGATTTTGTAAACGAAACCGAAGATATATTAGAATCGTTTCAGCCCTATTATGAATTAACCACGGTAGAAACCTCAACAGACCCCAATCATTTATATAACCTGGAGCATGAAATTAAAAAAGCGCATGTAATTTGGGATAGTGAAGTTGATACTTTCTGTAATGTTTACTTTAAGTCGGCTAGGGTATTAAAGGTAGCAGAGCAGGGGAAACTTTACGCACTTACCAATCCGGCTGTAGATCGTTATAAACAATTGCCTTTGGAGCAAGGCAAGGACAATTTGTTGGATACACAATCAACGCAGGAAGATTTCAAAAATTCGGTGCAATCTTTTGTTAGACTGTATGCTTTTCTGACACAAATAATGCCCTTTACGGATGTAAATTTGGAAAAGCTTTTTACTTACTGCACCTACCTTTTAAGAAAATTGCCTAGAAATAGTAATGATAAATTTAAGCTCGGCGATGAAGTTTCTTTGGAGTATTACAGACTACAACGTATCGCCGAAACTCACATTGCAATGGAAACTATGGGCGAGTATGGTTTAGATGGCGAAATTGAAGCAGGCATTAGAATGAAGAAGGATGAGAAAGCGGCACTCTCAGAAATTATTGATGTGCTTAATAAACGTTTTTCAACTGAATTTAACGATGCTGATAAATTATTTTTCGATGCAATAGAAGAAGAGTTATTTGCTGATGACAAGCTACGGCAACAAGCGCAAGCGAATAGCATAGAAAACTTTAAGTTTGGCTTTGATGATATTTATATGGATAAAGCCATTAGTAGAATGGAACAAAACCAGGATATTTTTTCAAAGATGATGGATGATAAAGAATTTGGTGGATTGGTAAGAAATTATATGTTAAAGAAAGTTTACGAAAGGTTTAATCAGACGTCTTAA
- a CDS encoding gliding motility-associated C-terminal domain-containing protein translates to MKKILLLSLLFLITSRLLAQVTLTSSPYIENFDGVGVGLPTGFTVRTTASASALGTTLAFTNAATAWNNATGAFKNFASATAGATATTAQQTSATDRALGLRQTAALGEGNGAFVFQVANTTGKTGFKLSFNLQSLDASSPRIATWRVDYGIGAAPTTFTAANATGTLTTGGSSFTNNTINVDFGTALDNNSNTIWIRIVTLNATTGAGNRPSTAIDNFNLSFSAGGGTVTPTLATSPSSIAFGNQSIATTSLAQSFTLSGTNITANTNVTTVIPFTVSKDNNIFSTSVAYSVAEIAATPTVYIKYNPTVVGPSTGNAQISTTGATSINVILTGTGVAGDISPPVNTASYPKTANATLTSIDLINNLNEVGTTYYVLLPSGGVSPTPAQVKSGLDAIGTAALKSGSFTNIANTDASATISGLTTATNYTLYVVAQDNAGNLQTIVASVDATTANSPLISAPIIISQYYEGTSVNKWIELTNLSNEPINTASPQLKLALYNISGDAGTINITGAPSQVVNLNFTIPARSTVLLGNTGNSNSEIPYLSSASAILNSNAVINFNGNDGVALLDANNNIIDAFGQGVNAKDVSYVRSLNVTAPSPTFINDDWTATTLAIVQNAIDDDDANRLGVHFPPNLPPCAAPTNPATALAFNSITTNSISASFTKSADANEYLIIRSLNSTLSAMPVDGTVYNVGSAFGGGVVANRIVTNTFTDNALTDATSYTYFIIPLNNISCTGGPKYLTTGILSAKQATKALLPCVAPTAQPTNFIVTSSNYNFIQAAFTPSASADEYLVVMSTSNTVTAAPLNQTTYAIGDQLGGGIVVKKGTGGTFIRNGLNQNTNYYFFIYSINSACSGGPLYLTTNPLLGNLKTGILDVNKLDFYYGNLHSHSSYSDGNKDDLTKKPEDDYAFAKNSMNLDFLGISEHNHTQAGMSLASWQPGIDAAKKATTSTFVAMHGMEWGVISGGGHVIVYGIDSLIGWESGENQIYVPKSVYTGSTGLFRILNRHGLNAVATLAHPNTTDYNNISATYDLSADSAIVGTALESGPAFSTNVTYSDPASSMSYLSYYNRMLAQGYHLGASIDHDNHNLTFGRHTRARLVVLAPALTENDLLDAIKKMRFYASQDSAAKIVFTINKQPVGSVFKTAGAPLIELNSITTSPVTSIKILYGTPGSGISPVELISGASTSLTYTDNNLANLATGYYYADILEADGSRIITSPIWYTRDDATVKKNQTITFAPTKTATYGDPDFPAGAISDNTAINITYTSSDTNIATITNNDIHIVKAGTVIITANQVGDTFFNPAIAKQQVVTILPKAISVTADAKSKIEGTVDPPLTYTYTPALLGNDTFSGALVRVAGEAGGDYAINQGTLNINTNYSINYKSAIFHITPKPVASISGSTTLCINSVSPTITFTGSKGTGPYIFTYNINGGASRTVSTTGTGNVATVSASANVVGNFVYNLISVADVNTNQLQAGTATIIINPLPIISISSSKGLSISKGDALILTATGGAQYSWTGAEIINGQTTASVTIRPKQSGNYRVSVTNSSGCVSDQTINIIVIDDYKLEASTVVTPNGDGFNDKFIVKNIDYYPNNTLRIFDKAGRILYTKSTYTNDWDGIVNGSPLTEGTYYYIIDLGNGIGNFKGFINIIRD, encoded by the coding sequence ATGAAAAAAATTTTACTTCTATCCCTCCTATTTCTAATTACGAGCAGGTTGTTGGCTCAGGTTACTTTAACATCTTCTCCATATATAGAGAATTTTGATGGTGTTGGTGTCGGTCTGCCGACAGGCTTTACCGTTAGGACAACTGCCAGTGCATCGGCTTTAGGCACAACACTTGCATTTACAAATGCCGCTACTGCCTGGAATAATGCCACTGGTGCGTTCAAAAATTTCGCATCAGCAACGGCTGGAGCTACAGCAACAACTGCCCAACAAACATCAGCAACCGACAGAGCATTAGGCTTAAGGCAAACTGCAGCACTGGGAGAAGGTAATGGAGCTTTCGTATTTCAAGTGGCAAATACTACCGGAAAAACAGGATTTAAATTAAGCTTTAATCTACAATCTTTGGATGCATCGTCGCCCCGAATTGCAACCTGGCGAGTAGATTATGGTATCGGCGCAGCACCTACAACCTTTACTGCTGCTAATGCAACAGGAACATTAACAACTGGCGGATCATCATTTACAAACAATACTATAAACGTCGATTTTGGAACCGCGTTAGATAATAATTCAAATACCATATGGATTAGAATTGTAACCCTTAATGCCACAACTGGCGCCGGCAACCGGCCTTCAACTGCGATTGATAATTTCAATCTATCGTTTAGTGCTGGTGGCGGTACAGTTACGCCAACATTAGCAACTTCGCCAAGTAGCATCGCCTTTGGTAATCAAAGCATAGCCACTACATCATTAGCCCAAAGTTTTACTTTAAGTGGAACAAATATAACTGCAAATACAAATGTTACCACGGTTATACCTTTTACAGTATCAAAAGATAACAATATTTTCAGCACATCAGTAGCTTATAGTGTGGCAGAAATAGCTGCTACGCCAACCGTTTATATCAAATATAACCCAACGGTTGTTGGCCCATCTACTGGTAATGCGCAAATTTCGACAACTGGTGCAACTTCAATAAATGTAATTTTAACAGGAACAGGCGTTGCGGGAGATATTTCACCTCCAGTTAATACAGCATCATATCCCAAAACAGCAAATGCTACACTGACTTCCATTGATTTAATAAATAATTTAAATGAAGTCGGAACAACTTATTATGTGCTTCTACCTTCAGGGGGCGTATCGCCTACACCTGCTCAAGTTAAATCTGGTTTAGATGCAATAGGTACCGCAGCCTTAAAATCTGGCTCATTTACCAATATTGCCAATACCGACGCAAGTGCTACAATTAGCGGTTTAACCACCGCTACCAACTACACTTTATACGTTGTTGCTCAGGATAATGCTGGTAATCTACAAACTATTGTTGCAAGTGTGGATGCTACAACAGCTAATTCACCATTGATTAGTGCGCCAATAATTATTAGCCAATATTATGAAGGTACTTCTGTAAATAAGTGGATTGAGTTAACCAATTTAAGTAATGAACCAATTAATACAGCTTCGCCACAATTAAAACTTGCATTATATAATATTTCTGGCGATGCTGGGACAATTAACATTACAGGTGCGCCATCTCAAGTGGTGAATTTGAATTTTACCATTCCAGCCCGAAGTACTGTATTATTAGGAAACACAGGAAATAGCAATTCAGAAATTCCTTATTTATCAAGCGCAAGTGCAATATTAAATAGCAATGCGGTAATTAATTTTAACGGAAATGATGGTGTTGCTTTGCTTGACGCAAATAATAATATTATTGATGCCTTTGGTCAGGGAGTAAATGCGAAAGATGTTTCTTACGTAAGAAGCTTGAATGTTACAGCACCTAGTCCGACATTTATAAATGATGATTGGACGGCAACTACCTTAGCCATAGTTCAAAACGCCATTGATGATGATGATGCAAACAGATTAGGCGTTCATTTCCCTCCAAATTTACCTCCATGTGCGGCGCCAACAAATCCGGCTACGGCTTTGGCTTTTAATAGCATAACTACCAATAGCATTTCTGCAAGCTTTACTAAATCTGCAGATGCTAACGAATATTTAATCATTAGAAGTCTGAATTCAACTTTATCGGCTATGCCTGTTGATGGAACAGTTTATAATGTTGGTTCTGCATTTGGCGGTGGAGTTGTAGCCAATAGAATCGTGACCAATACTTTCACTGATAATGCCTTAACTGACGCAACAAGCTATACTTATTTCATAATTCCTTTAAATAATATTTCTTGTACCGGCGGACCGAAATACTTAACAACTGGTATTTTATCAGCAAAGCAGGCTACAAAAGCACTATTGCCTTGCGTGGCGCCAACTGCTCAGCCTACAAATTTTATCGTAACCTCATCAAATTATAACTTTATTCAGGCCGCATTTACGCCTTCAGCTAGCGCCGATGAATACTTAGTAGTAATGAGCACGTCAAACACAGTTACAGCTGCACCTTTAAATCAAACAACCTATGCAATTGGCGATCAGCTTGGAGGTGGAATTGTTGTTAAGAAAGGAACAGGCGGAACTTTCATCAGAAACGGCTTAAATCAAAACACCAATTATTATTTCTTTATCTACTCAATTAACAGCGCCTGTAGCGGTGGGCCTTTATATTTGACTACCAATCCACTTCTTGGCAACCTGAAAACTGGAATTTTGGATGTAAATAAACTTGATTTTTACTATGGGAATCTACATAGCCACAGTAGTTATTCTGATGGAAATAAAGATGATTTAACCAAGAAACCAGAAGATGATTATGCTTTTGCCAAGAACTCAATGAATTTGGATTTCCTAGGGATTTCTGAACATAACCATACGCAAGCGGGCATGTCTTTAGCAAGCTGGCAACCAGGAATTGATGCTGCCAAAAAAGCTACTACATCAACTTTCGTTGCCATGCATGGTATGGAATGGGGAGTTATAAGTGGCGGCGGACATGTTATTGTTTACGGCATCGATTCATTAATCGGATGGGAATCTGGAGAAAATCAAATTTATGTTCCAAAAAGTGTTTATACAGGTTCGACGGGATTATTCAGAATTCTAAACCGACATGGACTGAATGCGGTCGCAACTTTAGCGCATCCAAACACTACAGACTATAATAATATTTCTGCAACTTATGATTTAAGTGCGGATAGTGCAATTGTAGGAACGGCGTTAGAAAGCGGTCCGGCGTTTTCAACAAATGTTACTTATTCAGATCCGGCCAGTTCCATGAGTTACCTAAGTTATTATAATCGGATGTTAGCACAAGGTTATCACCTTGGGGCCAGCATAGATCACGATAACCATAACCTAACTTTCGGTCGCCATACTAGGGCGAGACTAGTGGTGCTTGCTCCAGCCCTAACAGAAAATGATTTACTAGATGCGATTAAGAAAATGCGCTTTTATGCATCACAAGATTCGGCAGCAAAAATAGTTTTCACCATAAATAAACAACCCGTTGGTAGTGTTTTTAAAACCGCAGGTGCGCCATTAATCGAACTTAATTCCATCACAACAAGTCCGGTTACGAGCATTAAAATTTTATATGGTACACCCGGAAGTGGAATCAGTCCGGTAGAACTAATTTCAGGCGCATCAACAAGTTTAACTTACACTGATAACAACTTGGCAAATTTAGCAACCGGTTATTATTATGCTGATATTTTGGAGGCCGATGGAAGCAGAATTATTACTTCACCAATTTGGTATACTCGAGATGATGCAACGGTTAAAAAAAATCAAACTATAACTTTTGCTCCAACAAAAACAGCAACTTATGGCGATCCTGATTTCCCTGCTGGAGCTATAAGTGACAATACAGCAATAAACATTACATACACCAGTAGCGATACTAATATCGCAACCATCACCAATAATGATATTCACATTGTGAAAGCTGGAACAGTCATTATCACAGCGAACCAAGTTGGCGATACGTTTTTTAATCCCGCTATTGCCAAACAACAAGTAGTAACTATTTTGCCAAAGGCGATCTCCGTTACTGCTGATGCAAAAAGCAAAATTGAGGGAACTGTAGATCCTCCACTAACTTACACCTATACCCCAGCATTGTTAGGAAACGATACTTTTAGTGGTGCTTTGGTGCGTGTTGCCGGAGAAGCTGGTGGTGATTATGCGATAAATCAAGGTACTTTAAACATCAATACAAACTACTCCATAAATTATAAATCAGCTATTTTTCATATTACGCCTAAACCGGTTGCAAGCATTTCTGGCAGCACCACATTATGTATCAACAGCGTTTCGCCAACCATAACTTTTACTGGCAGTAAAGGAACCGGACCATACATTTTTACCTATAATATAAATGGCGGTGCAAGTAGAACAGTTTCTACTACAGGAACTGGCAATGTGGCAACGGTATCAGCCTCAGCAAATGTTGTTGGTAATTTTGTATACAATTTAATCAGCGTGGCCGATGTGAACACCAATCAGCTACAAGCTGGAACCGCTACTATTATCATAAATCCATTACCCATTATTTCCATCAGCAGCAGTAAAGGTCTCTCCATTTCTAAAGGTGATGCGTTGATATTAACAGCTACAGGAGGTGCTCAATATAGTTGGACAGGTGCTGAAATTATTAACGGACAAACGACTGCATCTGTAACGATCAGACCGAAACAAAGCGGAAATTATAGAGTATCGGTAACTAATTCAAGCGGTTGTGTAAGTGATCAAACTATCAATATTATCGTAATCGATGATTATAAATTGGAAGCAAGTACCGTTGTGACACCTAATGGTGATGGCTTTAATGATAAATTTATTGTGAAGAATATTGATTACTATCCAAACAATACACTAAGAATTTTTGATAAGGCTGGTCGCATTTTATACACCAAGTCTACCTATACAAATGATTGGGATGGAATCGTAAATGGTAGTCCATTAACCGAAGGAACTTATTATTACATCATTGATTTAGGAAATGGCATTGGCAATTTCAAAGGATTCATCAACATTATTAGAGACTAA
- the nhaA gene encoding Na+/H+ antiporter NhaA, translating to MAKLINLSIFKQFVKSGQLGGYILLFCVAISLIIANTTAKEGFEAFLETKLGFGPINYSILAWINDALMAIFFLLVGLEIKRELLEGELSSLKSAALPVIAALGGMLVPALIYFMFNKGKPTASGWGIPMATDIAFALAIIAMLGKSVPTSLKIFLAALAIVDDLGAILVIAIFYTNQIHFEYLAMAGGILILLSLMNYFGVKNLAYYIIPGIFLWYFIHHSGIHATIAGVLLAFTIPTNESDLLSPLEKLEHALTVPVNYLIMPIFALANTNITFQKEMILGLISPLGLGIILGLFVGKTIGVSLFSWLAVKLKWANLPTGAGWKHVLGLGMLAGIGFTMSIFIALLSFSDVLHISEAKFAILTASVLSGVVGFVFLKSVKKV from the coding sequence ATGGCAAAACTCATCAACCTATCAATATTTAAGCAATTCGTAAAATCCGGACAACTCGGTGGTTACATTCTGCTTTTTTGTGTAGCAATTTCTTTAATCATAGCAAACACTACTGCAAAAGAGGGCTTTGAGGCATTTTTAGAGACAAAGCTTGGTTTTGGTCCAATTAATTACAGCATTTTGGCATGGATTAACGACGCCTTAATGGCGATATTCTTTTTACTTGTCGGACTGGAAATAAAACGAGAATTACTTGAAGGCGAACTTTCTAGTCTGAAAAGTGCGGCCTTACCCGTAATTGCCGCTTTAGGAGGAATGCTCGTTCCCGCCTTAATTTATTTTATGTTTAATAAAGGAAAACCAACCGCAAGTGGTTGGGGCATACCAATGGCGACCGATATCGCTTTTGCGCTAGCCATTATCGCTATGCTCGGTAAAAGCGTACCAACAAGTTTAAAAATCTTTTTAGCGGCTCTAGCCATTGTTGACGACCTTGGAGCAATCCTAGTAATCGCCATATTCTATACCAATCAAATTCATTTTGAATACCTTGCTATGGCTGGTGGAATTCTAATTCTACTAAGTCTGATGAATTATTTCGGTGTGAAAAATTTAGCCTATTACATCATTCCAGGGATTTTTCTTTGGTATTTCATTCATCATTCTGGCATCCATGCAACCATTGCAGGTGTACTTTTGGCCTTCACCATTCCAACAAACGAAAGCGATCTTCTTTCGCCTCTCGAAAAATTAGAACATGCTTTAACTGTTCCAGTAAACTACCTCATCATGCCAATTTTCGCTTTAGCGAATACGAATATTACCTTTCAAAAGGAAATGATTTTAGGTTTAATTTCACCTTTGGGATTAGGCATTATTTTAGGTCTGTTTGTAGGCAAAACAATCGGTGTTTCGCTCTTCAGTTGGTTAGCCGTAAAACTTAAATGGGCCAATCTCCCAACTGGCGCCGGCTGGAAACATGTTTTAGGCTTAGGTATGTTAGCTGGAATCGGCTTTACCATGTCGATATTCATTGCACTGCTTTCGTTCAGCGATGTACTGCATATTTCAGAAGCAAAGTTTGCTATCTTAACTGCATCAGTATTATCCGGAGTGGTGGGCTTTGTGTTTTTGAAGTCGGTGAAGAAAGTTTAA
- a CDS encoding PorP/SprF family type IX secretion system membrane protein — protein sequence MKAINNNKQMRRVTFLFAASILILNTAKAQILPLNAQYFQNRYLVNPSMAGIDEGLNINGSFRKQWSNIPGAPITQGITLDQQANKVGWGVNIYNEKAGGIQRTKAVGTFAYHLPLSNDDQKLNFGISFGASQDKLDLSSIRNSDINDPSIARFNDRGYALDGDFGVSYTSKGLSVEGAIPNMRSVFRKDDLNFANTPTFYSAIGYKFSLGTGINGITLEPKGVFRGIKNYKNLWDAGVNANFANDKLYIMAMYHNTENATVGFGMNYKSTFYFMAYYNTATSAIAGYTDGDFEINVRVNIGKKP from the coding sequence ATGAAAGCAATTAACAACAACAAGCAAATGCGTCGCGTAACGTTTCTATTTGCAGCAAGCATACTTATTTTAAATACAGCAAAGGCTCAAATTCTTCCTTTAAATGCACAATATTTTCAAAATCGCTATCTGGTAAACCCATCTATGGCAGGTATTGATGAAGGTTTAAACATCAATGGAAGTTTTCGCAAGCAATGGTCGAACATTCCAGGCGCACCCATTACACAAGGCATTACTTTAGATCAGCAAGCTAATAAAGTGGGTTGGGGCGTAAATATTTATAACGAAAAAGCAGGCGGCATTCAACGCACAAAGGCCGTTGGTACTTTTGCTTACCATTTGCCTTTAAGTAACGATGATCAAAAATTAAATTTCGGTATATCTTTTGGTGCTAGTCAGGATAAACTTGACTTAAGTAGCATTCGAAATAGCGATATTAACGATCCATCGATCGCTCGATTTAATGATAGAGGTTACGCGTTGGACGGTGATTTCGGTGTTTCCTATACCTCAAAAGGTTTATCAGTTGAAGGAGCGATTCCAAATATGCGTTCCGTATTTAGAAAAGATGATCTTAATTTTGCTAATACACCAACGTTTTATTCTGCTATAGGTTACAAATTCTCATTAGGAACAGGAATAAATGGAATCACTTTGGAACCGAAAGGCGTTTTCAGAGGCATTAAAAATTACAAAAACTTATGGGATGCTGGGGTAAATGCCAACTTTGCAAATGATAAGCTGTATATAATGGCGATGTACCATAACACCGAAAATGCAACGGTGGGTTTTGGGATGAATTACAAATCGACATTTTATTTTATGGCTTATTACAATACAGCAACTTCCGCAATTGCGGGATATACTGATGGTGATTTTGAAATTAATGTTAGGGTTAATATTGGTAAGAAACCGTAG